Below is a window of Agathobacter rectalis ATCC 33656 DNA.
TCTTATCCAGTTCCATTTCATCGTAAGACATGATCTCACGAAGCTCTGCGATATCAAATGGGGCAAGTCTGGCACCACAGGAAATCAAAATCGACTTCGCCGTTTTGCCTGAAACAAAATGTCAAAGACTTTTTAGTACCCATACATTTCATTGCATGAAAAAAGCCACTGTAGATTTCTCCACAATGGCTATAAAGTCATTTTTATTCACTTTTGATTTTCGGCAACCTCATGCCCAAACTGGAATAGGTTTGACACTTTAATCGGGACTGAACTCCTTATCGGTAATGACATAATGAAATTCATCTGCACCAAAGGTATCTTTGTCCAGATCTGTAATAGTAAATGTAGTTCCATCAAATTTCATATAGCCGCTGGTGCCGTCAACAACAACGCCATCTTTTACAATGTCCAGATAAACAATTCTATCGATGCTATTCAACTCATAGGCCTGCCAACCGTCCACACCCTGAAAATAGGCTGTAACATTGGCAAACGGTTCATCGTTTTCCTTCTTGCAGACAAGATAACTGGCACTGTCCTCCGATACCCAGGTGGCAGTCATTCCCCAAGGACCTTCCGTTGATACATATCTCCCAAATTTATGGTCGTTGGTACGGTTAATTATGAGTCCTACAAAAGAACCAACAACGAGTACAAGAATAAGCACAACGACACCAACAATGATTTTTACATTCTTCCTCATGATAAATTCACCCTTCCATAAATTCATCTGTTAAGAATATTCTTATTTTTCGCTCTTATTGAACATACTAATTATACCACAATATATGCAAGTTTTCCATATGCTTTTCTACCTATGCCGTATGCTGATTTGCCCTAACATCATTCTCAATCAGCCTCTTTATCTTGTCCTTCATGCTTTCTTCGGCATCCTCATTGAAATGCACTCTCACAACATACATTGTGCCACCTATCTGCTTTCTGAGTGCTACCGGTGTGTGTGATTTTCTATTCTCCATTTGTGTTCTCCTTTATGTCTGCCTGGTAAGGAAGAGCCTCTTTCAGCTGACAACCGGAAGCTGACAACCGACCTCTAAAAACTCTCAATTCCTTTTATTTATAGTTACTTTTCCTAAATTTACTTTTTCTCAAATATTCCGTTGCTTTCGTTGTCAGAACTATATATATCCCTTAAAAACATAGTAAATATAAGGTTTTATAGAACATAGAACCGACAACGGGGTTGGCAACGGGATAGACAACCAGCCGACAACCTATCAGGCATTTATCTCTCCATCCACTCCGGTGGCAATGATAACTGCTCCATCTGCTCCTTGGTTATCGGTTGAAAATCCTGACCTCTGTTGTCAGGCTTCTCCCATCCTTTCTGCCTGCGGTATGGTTCAGGAAAATGTCTTGGATTACTAAAGGCAATCCAATCACTGCAGTTATTCATAATGTCATTAATCTCACGAATTTCCCATTGTGCCGGATTTCCGTCATTTCCCAATGCCTCAGAATATAACTGCCTTGAACATACCATGCTTCCCTCGTAATGCTCCAAATAGTCAAGAATCAGCTCTTTCTTGGTATCTTCCTGCATAAACTGCTTCTGATACTCACAAAGCTCTTTTTCCATCTCTTTCGGAAGCCTCAGCTGGCATTTGCCACTCCTGTAGATTTCCATAGCCTCTGCCCACATCTGGTCGATATATTCCCTTGATGTCTTTTCATCATCGAGTATATGAGTTTCCGCCTCTTCCATATTGCAAAGAATAGGCAGAAATCTTCGGTTTCCCGACCTGTCCATAGGCAGGAAATCCAGCGAATTTGATGAACCGGCAAACACGCACTGCCTCTTGTGGTCTTTGGGATGCCTGTCGTATGGGGTCTTGTAAGTGTCTTTCTGTCTGCTCATAAAGGACTTGGTATCTTCCACATTCTTGGCATTGAGAATTGCCACCATTTCAGGGAACTCTATAATCAGATGCCCCTGTATTTTTCGGTATACATTATCATCATCCATTTTCTTCAAGTCATCCGTAAACCAGTCATCTTCCATGGCAAGGAAACGCAGAAAAGTGGATTTACCGGCTCCCTGACCACCTACCAGGCAGAGCATTACTTCAAACTTGATGCCCGGGCATGAAATTCTTGCTATCGTCCCTATCATAAAAAGCTTCATTACCTCATAGGTGTACTCACTGACCTCTGCCCCTAAGAAGTGATGCAGTGCATAGCGTATCCTCTCCCTGCCATCCCATGTTATGGAATTGATGCGGTCAAGAACCGGATGGTATCTGTTTTCATTTGCCACGACCTTTATCACATCCTCAATCCGCTTTTCGTTGGATAATCCATAATGCTTTTCAAGGTAGACAACAAGGAATTTCAAATCAACATCCGTCAGGCTGTCGCTTTCACGATACCATCCCAAATCCCTTGTAATGTCGATTTTATCCGTAAACATGTTCAGACGGAATGCACCCTGCAGATTAGGGTCATTCATCAAAATCAGACGATAGTTACCGACTGTTTTCCTGACTTCTCCCTTTTCTGTGCTCTCCAGCATCGCCCTGACTTCTCCGATACTCTTCAATTCTTCCTGCAATCGACTTCACCCCCTTTCCAATGTCAGAAACAACAGAAGCTCTGTCAGGAATATCCTTTTCAAGGAGAGTATCAAGCTGATATTCCACTTTACTGATATTCTGCAGAGCTTCTACAAAGCAGGGATGCCATTCCTCATCCATGCTCTTCGGTGCATATTCTGTTTTCCATTTCCTTAACAGATGATAATAGTCTGACAGAACACAAAAACACTGCTTCTGCTCTTCATCCAGTATCTGCTCCGGTGTTTTCTTTGGTGCCATCTTTTTCGGTGGTGCCCGGTTGGTTGCGTCATAATTCAGTCCAAAGTCAGATGCAATCTTCATTGCAGCTTCCTTTGGTGCAAGCCCGAAATATTTTGCCACAAAATCTATCGCATCTCCGGTATCTCCACAGCCGAAACAATAGTATCTCTTATCAATCTTCATGCTGGGAGTCTTGTCTTTATGAAACGGACAACAAGCCAGCCCACTCCGGTTGATTTTGATGCCATACTGCATAGCCACCTGCCTTGCAGTGACATTTTCTTTCACTACTGCAAATACATTCATGCTTATCCCAATTCCTCTCCCCTTGCTTTTTTGTGTGCTGGTGTTTCTGCCACCTTTGCTCTCTGCTCCTCTACAAGCTTCCTGTTTGCCTCAAGAAGGGCACGGACTGACTTCCTTGCATGTTCCTTTACCTCAGACTTCTTTTGCTCCTTTATGCGTGGATTTTGCAATGTTTCCATTACTTTCCCGGCTACTTTCTGTGCCATGCCCCTGAGCCTGTTTTCCAAATTATCAAGACACCTTCCGACAAAATCCCGCTTGTCCTTTGGTGTCTTTCTCTCATCCGAGGTCAGCCACTTTTTATATCTGCGAAGCTCCTCAATATCTTCCGCCCTGGTCTGCTCTGCCATTGTATCAGATACTGCCTCACACGCTTTTTCATAGGCATCCTCAGCTACCTGTTCCACAAAATTCTCCATATCCAAAACTCTCATGGTAATCTCATCCAGAACTGCCTGCTTCTCTGCAATTCGCTTTTTCTGATTTTCAATTATAAAGTCCTGCTTTTCAAGATAGCCTGCACCACCATAAACCGGCTCACACTCCACCTGCACTCCGTTTCTCTGTGCTATCTCCAAAAACAATTTTCTGCATTCTGCATCAAAGTTCATTTTCCGGTTATTGTATTTCCCTTTCTTTTTTGCTGGGTCAGGCAGTTCAAAGCCAAGCTCTTCCAGTGCCTTATCCTGCTGGGGACATAATTCTCCATATTTGTTTTTTGCGTCAAATACATGCCTCTCATGAATATGCGGGGTTGCCTCATCCAGGTGCAGTGCCCAGTCCAATATATGAATGTGGGAGCCATATCTTTTATTGAACTCGTCAAAGAACTCTGCTGATACCTTAGCTAGCACATCCGGTGTAACCGCATGGTCTATATTGCCAAGCTGTATCACGCTTTCTTCCGGGCAGGTCTTATTGTTTTTCAGTACATCATCAATCGTTCTGTTTCTCTCCGGATGCCTTGCCTGCTCATTCCTCTCATTCTGTGCATCCACAAAATCTGAATAATGCTCATAGTAATAGGCACGCTCAATTTCTGTAAAATTAAACTGCCTCTCTTGGGAACTGCCCGCAAAACTGTAACCCTGATAGCAGTCCCAGTAAACATTCTGCTTTGTTCTTTCCGAATCAATATGTTCACTGTGCTCCACATCAAAATCCCTGTCATTATGCTTTACATCATAGACTCCATGCTTTCCACTTCTGCCATTATGCCTTGAAGCTTTCATTGTCTTTTCTCTCCTCTCCACTGTTTTGTTTTTTTGATGGCGGAGCCGATAAACCCTTGCGTTTGCGGCAAGTAATACCCAGTACTTATTGTCGCTACGACAATAAACTGGGCAGGGCTTCTGCCCTTGACCTGATGAAGGCTCTGCCTCTCAACTCCGACAAAGGTTGCACCTCTGTACTCTGCTCCGAAGGAGTTGAAATCTGTCATCCCACAGGACGGATAACACAGTTCAACTTCTCCGGTTGCCCTGCATTTCCTGCGGAAATTTGAGCATGAAAAAAGCACCCAAGACTTCTCTCAAGTGCTTTCTGCGAAATCCTATTCAGGCATTCCAATCGTCGGTTCCAATGCAAGACTGCCTGCCGTTGCATAGACTCCGTTCTCCCTGTCCTGCCTGCGGATTTCTTCTTTCATTGCCTGCATTTTTGCACGCTTTTCATTTTTTACACGCTCTTCATATTTCCTCTGCCATCCACTTTCTTTTCTTCGTAAATACTGCTGATGTCTCCTGTCCTTGATTCTGTTAATCCGGTCAATCTCAGCCTGCTCTTCAGCAGTAGGTTCTGTCATCATTGCCGGTGGAACATACCGACCAACAAAATTGAAATAGATTTCAATCTCCTGCGTGGTTTGGATGCTCCCCTTTCTGTCTCTTTCATGCACCAGCACCTTATCAACAAATTCATTTACCATTGCCGGTGTCAGTTCCTCGAACTTCTCATATTTATCAATCAGTGCAATAAACTTGCCGGCAGAATTTCTGCTTTTCTCATATTCTGTGAGCTTCGCTTCCAGCTCCTTAATCTCTGCATCCAGCTCCGCTTTTTCCCTGGCATACTGCTTATCAAGAACCTCATATCTGCTGTCCGGTAGTTTGCCGAGAATATTGTCCTCATAAATACGGCAGATTAGCTTCTCCAGCTCCTCACAGCGATTTCCAGCCACTGCGATTCTTGCCCTGACCTTTTTTACCTCTGCATCCTCCTGTGTTGACTGTGCCATTGTTATGGTGTCTATGAACTCGCTCCGGTCATACTTTGCATATTCAAAGATTGCCCTGAGTGTGTCTCCTATCAGTTCCAGCACCACTGACTCGTTAATCCTGTGCTGTGTCTTGCACAATGTTCCGCAAGGTACCTTGGTATAAGCAGAACAGGTATACTGGGCAATCCTCTTTCCATTGCTTGTCCGGTGCACATACATTTTTGCACCACAGTCAGCACAATACATAAGACCGGTAAGAACATGATGCTCTCCCCATCCGTCCGGGTATCTCCTTACATTTTCCCGTAATTTCTGCACTGTATCAAAGGTCTGCTGGTCAATAATCGGCTCCTGCGTATTCTCAAATATTACCCAGTTGTCCTCTGATACATAATGGCTCTTTTTATCCTTAAAATGCTTCTGTGTTTTAAAATTGACCGTGTGACCTAAGTATTCCCTTTTCTTCAATATCCCGACTACTGTAGAAGAACCCCATCCATAAGGGTCTTTCACTTTCTTGTTTCTGTTATTCCCCTGCCCGAAGCGTGCCATATGCACTGCCGGTATTTCCACTTTTTTCTCCTGCAGAAGTTTTGCTATCTGATAAGGACCCAGCCCATCAATAGTCCATTTGAATATCAGCCTCACAATTTCGGCAGCTTCTTCATCCACAATCCAATGGTTTCCGTCATTTTCATCTTTCAGGTATCCGTATGGTGTAACACTTGCCACATGCTTTCCGGATTTTCCCTTGGATTTGAATGTGGATTTTATCTTTTTGCTGATATCCTTGGCATACATTTCATTCATAACATCCCTGAATACAAGGAAATCGTCATCTCCATTGTAACTGTCATGATTATCGTTAATTGCAATCAGACGAACTCCCTTTTTGCGAAAGAACTCCCGGAGCTGACCTACCACAAGATAATCCCGCCCTAACCGGCTCATATCCTTTAGAATAATGGTTTCCACTTCTCCATCTTCCACAAGCTGTATCATAGCCTTAAAGGATGGTCTGTCAAAGGTTGTGCCGGATATACCATCATCAGTGAAGTGCCTGAACCTGGTCCACCCTTTTTCTCTGCAATAATCTTCCAGCAGCTTCTTTTGATTTGATATACTGTACGACTCCCCAAGGTTCTCATCCTCTCGGCTTAATCGTTCATATAATACAATTATTTTCTCACTACTCATGTTCTGCTCCTTTCCTCTGTATTTGAGCCAAAAGTAATAAGCTCAAAGAGAATCTTTAATCTGTTAAGGTACTAAAAAGTCTCTTTCATCTTATTACACCAGCCGCCATTTTGTATTTTTTATACTGTCTGACCGCAAAGTGCTGCGGATCTCTTTCTTCCAGTTCCTGGAACATCATATCTACCGGGTTCTGGTAAGTTTCATCCTCTTCACGGGTTTCACTTTCATTCAGAAGATCCAGAAGAGTATTCAGATTCTTCTCCTCTTCATCACCCTCATACCAGATGAAGGCAATCAGTGCTGTGTACAGCAGTTTCTCCGCTTTCACCCAGAAATCCTCGGAAGATTTTTCTCCCTCCCCTTTGGTGTTTGCAATAATTGTCGTCACCAGTTTCAGGATATCTTTTTCAGACCGTATATAAGCAAATGGATTGTAATGAAGAGACTTAGAAAAGTTGATCGTATTCAAAACCTTAATCACATAAGGCTCATATACCACTTTCCCGGATTTATCTTTGATGACATTTCCATCTTTATCCCTCTTCGGCGGTCCCTTTGCTAACATCTTCCCGCACTCCTCGATCAGAGTGCCTTTGGGATCTGTAATGACCATGGAACAGTTCATCTGCATGACCGATGGTTTTACGAAAAAACGTGTCTTACCGGAACCACTGCCGCCGATAACTACAATATTTTTATTTCTTGCATATTTCGGTTGCTTCGGTCTGCTCTCCATCGTCAGTGCTTCTGTTGCTGTCAATGGAATGTTCATCCACGGATTTTCCGACATATAAGGTTTGATATCCTCAGCGTTTCCCCATCTGGCTGAACCATACTCGATTCCTTTTCGGAGTTTCTTTGCATCTGACTGTTTCTGCCAAACCAGCACTTTCAAAACGACTGCAACCGTAATCCCTGCCAGCAGATCTTTCCAGTTATTGCTTAACACAAAACCAGCAAAAATCCGATCTGCGTGTTCCATAGCATATAAGAGTTTGTTCCCCATATCTTCTCCCGGACTATTCCGGTAAAGAAAAAATGCCCGGTCTGCATAGAACGCAGCCAGAGCATATGGGAGATTGGTAAGAACCAGTTTCTTTTTATCCAGGGCGGACAGCCTGACCCCGATCTTATTCTTCCACTTCTGCATCAGAGGTTTGCCGATCTGTTTCTTCATCGACTCTGCTCCTGATGCCGGTTCTTTACTTTGTCCTTCGTCTTCTTTGGCATCATTGCCCGGTAAGCTGCCAGACGCTTGTGAATCGAAGGTTTATTCGCTTTTTGAATCTGTTTCTGGGAAAACTCACGGAAAGCAGCATTGAGGGCATCCTGATCACGTCCTTTGAAAAATACCAGATAAACTGGCGGCTCTTTGCTCTTGTCCTTTTTCAGAGCATAGTTAATTCCATATTTTCTGGCATAGCGTTCAAAGGACTTGATATTTTTGTTCGTGATCTCGATATTGACCATCCCGGCATTCTGCTTTGCCAGCTCTTTTACCGTGACCTTTCCCTGTTTCGGCTGATTTTTCTGTGCTTTCTTCTCTACCGATTTCTGCTTATGATGCCGCAGATACGCAGCAAGAACCTTTCTCAACAGGTCTGCTGTGATTTTGGTAGTCCGAATACAGAACGTGACCGTTTTCTGAGTTACCTCTTCCTGCATGACTTTTCCCTCCTTTCAGCGATTTAACTGCTGTCCAGATCTGTAATCATGGCAATCACCCCCTTTCAATAAAAAAGGACAGATTAACCGGTAATCAGGCTCTGTACCTGTACGAGTTTTTCTGTCCCTTCTTCTTTTCTCTTATCTTCTCCACCACAATAGATGGGAACACACATTTCAAGTATTCTGCTATAAATACGCTGATGGGCAGTATCTAAATCTGTGGATTTCATTTCATTCAGTCCCAGATTCGTTGTTACGATCAGCGGAAGCATTTTACAATAGCGGCTGTCTATCACATTATAGACCTGCTCCAAAGCAAACTCGGAATTTCGTTCTATTCCCAAGTCATCAATAATCAGCAACGGATAATCCACAAGATTTTGTATAATCTGGTTCTTATCTGCCTGATAGCTGGTCATTTCATTTAGGATCCTGGAAAAATTTGTCATCATGACACGTTCTCCCTGTTCCAAAAGTGCATTTGCAATACAGCCTGCAAAGAAACTTTTCCCGGTTCCAACTGGTCCCATCAAAAGCAATCCTACATTTTTTCTCTTCATATCTGTCCAGTTTTCTACATACTGCCTGGCAATTAGTATCTTCTGGTTGCTTCCGTTGTCATTTTCAAATTTCCATTCCCAGAATCTTCTTTCCCGAAGTCCGACGGATTTTCTCTGATAAAGCAGTCGCTGTGCTTCTTCCCGCTGCATCTTTTCATCCAGTTCCTGTCTGGCTTTCACCTCGCATTCGCACAAACAAGACACTACATGCTCAAATCCCATCAGACTGA
It encodes the following:
- a CDS encoding transposon-encoded TnpW family protein, encoding MENRKSHTPVALRKQIGGTMYVVRVHFNEDAEESMKDKIKRLIENDVRANQHTA
- a CDS encoding virulence-associated E family protein, whose amino-acid sequence is MLESTEKGEVRKTVGNYRLILMNDPNLQGAFRLNMFTDKIDITRDLGWYRESDSLTDVDLKFLVVYLEKHYGLSNEKRIEDVIKVVANENRYHPVLDRINSITWDGRERIRYALHHFLGAEVSEYTYEVMKLFMIGTIARISCPGIKFEVMLCLVGGQGAGKSTFLRFLAMEDDWFTDDLKKMDDDNVYRKIQGHLIIEFPEMVAILNAKNVEDTKSFMSRQKDTYKTPYDRHPKDHKRQCVFAGSSNSLDFLPMDRSGNRRFLPILCNMEEAETHILDDEKTSREYIDQMWAEAMEIYRSGKCQLRLPKEMEKELCEYQKQFMQEDTKKELILDYLEHYEGSMVCSRQLYSEALGNDGNPAQWEIREINDIMNNCSDWIAFSNPRHFPEPYRRQKGWEKPDNRGQDFQPITKEQMEQLSLPPEWMER
- a CDS encoding CHC2 zinc finger domain-containing protein, with the translated sequence MNVFAVVKENVTARQVAMQYGIKINRSGLACCPFHKDKTPSMKIDKRYYCFGCGDTGDAIDFVAKYFGLAPKEAAMKIASDFGLNYDATNRAPPKKMAPKKTPEQILDEEQKQCFCVLSDYYHLLRKWKTEYAPKSMDEEWHPCFVEALQNISKVEYQLDTLLEKDIPDRASVVSDIGKGVKSIAGRIEEYRRSQGDAGEHRKGRSQENSR
- a CDS encoding recombinase family protein, with product MSSEKIIVLYERLSREDENLGESYSISNQKKLLEDYCREKGWTRFRHFTDDGISGTTFDRPSFKAMIQLVEDGEVETIILKDMSRLGRDYLVVGQLREFFRKKGVRLIAINDNHDSYNGDDDFLVFRDVMNEMYAKDISKKIKSTFKSKGKSGKHVASVTPYGYLKDENDGNHWIVDEEAAEIVRLIFKWTIDGLGPYQIAKLLQEKKVEIPAVHMARFGQGNNRNKKVKDPYGWGSSTVVGILKKREYLGHTVNFKTQKHFKDKKSHYVSEDNWVIFENTQEPIIDQQTFDTVQKLRENVRRYPDGWGEHHVLTGLMYCADCGAKMYVHRTSNGKRIAQYTCSAYTKVPCGTLCKTQHRINESVVLELIGDTLRAIFEYAKYDRSEFIDTITMAQSTQEDAEVKKVRARIAVAGNRCEELEKLICRIYEDNILGKLPDSRYEVLDKQYAREKAELDAEIKELEAKLTEYEKSRNSAGKFIALIDKYEKFEELTPAMVNEFVDKVLVHERDRKGSIQTTQEIEIYFNFVGRYVPPAMMTEPTAEEQAEIDRINRIKDRRHQQYLRRKESGWQRKYEERVKNEKRAKMQAMKEEIRRQDRENGVYATAGSLALEPTIGMPE
- a CDS encoding PcfB family protein: MQEEVTQKTVTFCIRTTKITADLLRKVLAAYLRHHKQKSVEKKAQKNQPKQGKVTVKELAKQNAGMVNIEITNKNIKSFERYARKYGINYALKKDKSKEPPVYLVFFKGRDQDALNAAFREFSQKQIQKANKPSIHKRLAAYRAMMPKKTKDKVKNRHQEQSR
- a CDS encoding ATP-binding protein, whose protein sequence is MENKVTADYVDEEGCLHCGICGKRKQMKVSLMGFEHVVSCLCECEVKARQELDEKMQREEAQRLLYQRKSVGLRERRFWEWKFENDNGSNQKILIARQYVENWTDMKRKNVGLLLMGPVGTGKSFFAGCIANALLEQGERVMMTNFSRILNEMTSYQADKNQIIQNLVDYPLLIIDDLGIERNSEFALEQVYNVIDSRYCKMLPLIVTTNLGLNEMKSTDLDTAHQRIYSRILEMCVPIYCGGEDKRKEEGTEKLVQVQSLITG